The following are encoded together in the Cheilinus undulatus linkage group 3, ASM1832078v1, whole genome shotgun sequence genome:
- the gata1a gene encoding GATA binding protein 1a translates to MEDSSEQSHWVSPALLSSDPLASFSSEPGLLPPGEDGESFFSSQDTDYTSLSSFFSNPSHSRASSSYRHSSVRQVLTSPSLLTNFQLLDGSSSHSLSSPYNPPTSTWSSSPLTKTTLHSHTPTSLYTPTVTSTFTTSRDGYSSPSREGRDSPRLQEALKAERLSPLGGSGASNSFLNLTPAAGSLYTSSSHSHPHMLSPYSSYMTSPQEYNSSSLYSSPGAWISPSYSPKLHNKMRISTPEARECVNCGATATPLWRRDGTGHYLCNACGLYHKMNGQNRPLIRPKKRLIVSKRAGTLCANCHTSTTTLWRRNANGEPVCNACGLYFKLHNVNRPLTMKKDGIQTRNRKVSNKNKKSKKTAMFEPYADMTQPPSLDSNGTPFSLGPGTLLTYSHTPHLIPTPSPLHPSASLPYTHHLNTGMVPTLV, encoded by the exons ATGGAGGATTCATCCGAGCAGTCCCACTGGGTGTCCCCAGCTCTGCTCAGCTCAGATCCTCTGGCCAGTTTCTCCTCTGAGCCCGGCCTACTGCCTCCAGGAGAAGATGGAGAGTCCTTCTTCTCCAGCCAGGACACTGACTACACCAGTCTGTCCTCATTCTTCTCCAACCCCAGCCACAGCCGAGCGTCATCCAGCTACAGACACAGCTCGG TCCGACAGGTGCTGACCTCCCCGAGCCTCCTCACTAACTTCCAGCTGCTTGATGGGTCGAGCAGTCACTCCCTGAGCTCGCCATACAACCCCCCCACCTCCACCTGGAGCAGCAGCCCCCTCACAAAGACCACGCTCCACTCCCACACCCCAACCTCCCTCTACACCCCCACTGTCACTTCAACTTTCACCACCTCTAGAGATGGATACTCGTCTCCAAGCAGAGAGGGCAGGGATAGTCCCAGGCTGCAGGAGGCCCTAAAGGCTGAGCGCCTCAGTCCGCTTGGGGGGTCTGGGGCCAGCAACAGTTTTTTGAATCTGACTCCTGCTGCTGGGAGTCTTTACACTTCATCATCCCACTCCCACCCTCACATGCTGAGCCCCTACAGCTCGTATATGACGAGTCCACAAGAGTACAACTCTTCCAGCCTCTACTCCAGCCCTGGAGCCTGGATCAGCCCTTCGTACTCTCCCAAACTCCACAATAAAATGAGGATATCCACTCCAG AGGCCAGAGAGTGTGTCAACTGCGGAGCCACAGCCACCCCCTTATGGCGTCGGGATGGTACAGGCCACTACCTGTGTAACGCCTGTGGACTGTACCACAAGATGAATGGTCAAAACAGGCCTCTCATCAGACCCAAGAAAAGACTG ATTGTCAGCAAGCGAGCTGGAACACTGTGTGCCAACTGTCACACAAGCACAACCACACTGTGGAGACGCAACGCCAACGGAGAGCCTGTGTGTAATGCATGTGGTCTCTACTTCAAACTGCACAAT GTCAACCGGCCCCTGACCATGAAGAAGGATGGTATTCAAACACGAAACAGAAAAGTGTCCAACAAGAACAAGAAGAGCAAGAAGACGGCCATGTTTGAACCGTACGCAGACATGACTCAGCCACCCTCCCTGGACAGCAATGGTACCCCCTTTTCCCTCGGACCTGGGACTCTCCTCACTTACAGCCACACGCCTCACCTTATCCCAACACCATCACCCCTGCACCCCTCCGCTTCCTTACCATACACGCACCACCTCAACACTGGCATGGTGCCCACACTGGTGTAA
- the si:dkey-13a21.4 gene encoding ras-related protein rab7, with the protein MNGEKSPVLKIILIGSSGVGKSSFMNRYVNHRFTNVYRATIGTDFLSKKIHLDGETVILQLWDTAGTERFQSLGTPLYRGAHCCMLVFDVTSRASFSALEGWRKEFLIQGEPKNPSDFPFIVLGNKTDLSNREVSSRLALQWCKEIGAEYFEGSAKQDLDVEKPFLRAAQRGLQQYKKHTLENTGHFQITCKQPRETRNTCGC; encoded by the exons ATGAACGGTGAAAAAAGCCCGGTACTGAAGATTATCCTCATAGGAAGCTCCGG GGTGGGGAAATCCTCCTTCATGAACAGATATGTGAATCACCGCTTCACCAATGTGTACCGAGCCACTATAGGGACAGACTTTCTGTCCAAAAAAATCCACCTAGACGGGGAAACTGTCATCCTGCAG CTTTGGGACACAGCTGGAACAGAGAGGTTCCAGTCTCTTGGCACACCTCTGTACAGAGGAGCCCACTGCTGCATGCTGGTGTTTGATGTCACATCCAGAGCTAGTTTCTCTGCTCTGGAGGGCTGGAGGAAGGAGTTTCTGATCCAGGGCGAGCCTAAGAACCCGTCTGATTTCCCCTTTATTGTTCTGGGCAACAAGACAGACCTAAGCAACAGGGAG GTGTCTAGCAGGCTGGCCCTGCAGTGGTGTAAGGAAATTGGAGCTGAATACTTTGAAGGAAGTGCCAAACAGGACCTGGATGTGGAAAAGCCATTCCTGAGAGCAGCTCAGAGAGGCTTACAACag tacaaaaaacacacattggAAAATACAGGACATTTCCAGATAACCTGCAAACAGCCGAGAGAGACTCGCAACACCTGTGGGTGCTGA